One region of Oryza sativa Japonica Group chromosome 10, ASM3414082v1 genomic DNA includes:
- the LOC4349419 gene encoding BOI-related E3 ubiquitin-protein ligase 1, with amino-acid sequence MAVQAHYHHHHHHQQQHQPPPLFLARGVVVSPETTRPAGMEYHYQQHQQPPLFLDFSHGDGDGGNSRKRPREADAAAAMVAAPPPQMLSLQPQAQAQGHKVVSLAQLHNKRPPASTGLRLDFDDGGSEHVSTTTTSSASSLLSDELATQFDRCKNEMARMFQDHTERLRRALGEVRRRHYRSLLGAAEAAAARRMREKEAEASNAARRGAELEERVARLRAEAAAWQAKALADQSTAAALHAQLQQAAAAAAQARGSKSPEDDDNINPNAAAADDAESGFVDPDRVEEVTPPPPPSRPCRTCRARPSSVVLLPCRHLCVCEACEPAVSTAIAAACPTCRGAVTGTVQVFIS; translated from the exons ATGGCAGTTCAGGCGcattaccaccaccaccatcaccaccagcagcagcatcagcctcctcctctcttcctcgccAG AGGCGTCGTCGTCTCGCCGGAGACCACCAGGCCGGCGGGCATGGAGTATCACTaccagcagcatcagcagcctCCCCTCTTCTTGGACTTCTCGCATGGAGATGGAG ATGGGGGCAACTCGAGGAAGCGGCCGCGagaggcggatgcggcggcggccatggttgctgcgccgccgccgcagatgtTGTCGCTGCAGCcgcaggcgcaggcgcaggGGCACAAGGTGGTGAGCCTGGCGCAGCTGCACAACaagcggccgccggcgtcgacgggGCTCCGCCTCGACTTCGACGACGGCGGGTCGGAGCACGTGTCGACGACGACCACCTCCTCCGCGTCGTCTCTCCTCTCCGACGAGCTCGCCACGCAGTTCGACCGGTGCAAGAACGAGATGGCGCGTATGTTCCAGGATCAT ACGGAGAGGCTGCGCCGCGCGCTGGGCGAGGTGAGGCGGCGGCACTACCGGTCGctgctcggcgcggcggaggcggcggcggcgcgccggatgagggagaaggaggcggaggcctcgaatgcggcgcggcgcggcgccgagcTGGAGGAGCGCGTCGCGCGGCtgcgggcggaggcggcggcgtggcaggcGAAGGCGCTCGCCGACCagtccaccgccgcggcgctccACGCGCAGCtccagcaggcggcggcggccgcggcgcaggCGAGGGGCAGCAAGTCGCCGGAGGACGACGACAACATCAaccccaacgccgccgccgcggacgacgCCGAGTCGGGGTTCGTCGACCCGGACAGAGTGGAGGAGgtgaccccgccgccgccgccgtcgcggccgtGCCGGACGTGCCGGGCGAGGCCGTCctccgtcgtcctcctcccctgCCGCCACCTCTGCGTGTGCGAGGCGTGCGAGCCCGCCGtctccaccgccatcgccgccgcctgccccaCGTGCCGCGGCGCGGTCACCGGCACCGTGCAGGTCTTCATctcgtga